A window of Candidatus Vicinibacter proximus contains these coding sequences:
- a CDS encoding CHAT domain-containing protein, which translates to MRYFICTLLTACMGLLNGQTVDSVAIKQVDSLIKVSASFAEKREFEKGLEVNAMAEKLAFNKLGRESAAYARCAFNRGRLNLNIGDYSEAEKWLLESKAIREKVLGKENASYAWNLYSLALLYKTIGQYRKAEPLYLEALTIREKVLGKEHRDYASSLESLGNLYLALGNYQKAEPLYLESKAIREKVLGRDHPHYANSLGNLAILFYEMGNYEKAEPLYLEAIAIREKVLGKEHPEYANSLDNLGVLYSEMGRYKNAEPLYIEAMAIRKKVLGEKHPDYISSLNNLAVLYDDLGDYEKAEPLYLEAKAFLEKIPNKEHLDYASSPNNLGNLYYEMGKYEKVESLHLEAKAIREKVLGKEHPDYTASLENLVRLYERQNRFLDSDPLLDEAFKLSQKRTLNVTTFLSENELAKYMRKFRYSGSNLCAYLFARKNSESPPGILPKLAYDHALMYKGFILSAASRLNSLALTSPTTEEINLRLKDYRRLLSEEYTKPIAERNGIAELEDKANQAEKELARSVAGYAEALRQVKWQEVRAGLKQSEAAIEVVHFKVNFPERTDSILYAALLIMPNVEQPKFVPLFEEKSMDSLLHTKSERKADYVNALYTLADRGALVKETPKKSLYEMLWKPIEKEISGIKTIYFSPSGLLHRINLDAIPISETETLADKYQLIELNSTRQLVIPTQIKIANNDAVLFGGIQFEQDSILQKNEPLVASRSRGELFFQNVDSTLRGGSWNYLPGTEREVNSIEKIMQTSGMHTNLKKGYEATEETFKNIGANNSPSPRILHVATHGYFFPDPDRTISAAGRMSYDSTASEGTAKAASSKPKVKLGVNEPIFKISDHPMLRSGLIMAGGNAAWQGKQTLEGREDGVLTAYEISQMNLSNTELVVLSACETGLGDIQGNEGVYGLQRAFKIAGAKYLIMSLWQVPDKQTSLLMTTFYKKWLEEKMTIPDAFHAAQKELREIGLDPYQWAGFVLVE; encoded by the coding sequence ATGAGATACTTTATATGTACACTACTCACTGCTTGTATGGGACTCTTGAATGGGCAAACTGTTGATTCAGTCGCGATTAAGCAAGTGGACAGTCTCATCAAGGTTTCAGCTTCTTTTGCTGAAAAGAGAGAATTCGAAAAAGGACTCGAAGTCAATGCCATGGCAGAAAAGCTTGCTTTTAATAAACTTGGCAGAGAGTCAGCAGCATATGCAAGATGTGCATTCAATAGGGGTAGATTGAATCTTAACATAGGTGATTACTCTGAAGCAGAAAAATGGTTGCTTGAATCCAAAGCCATTCGCGAGAAAGTGCTCGGTAAAGAGAATGCCTCTTATGCGTGGAACTTATACAGCCTTGCTCTCTTGTACAAAACTATAGGTCAGTATCGAAAAGCTGAACCTCTATACCTTGAAGCTTTAACCATTCGTGAAAAAGTACTGGGCAAGGAACATCGTGATTATGCCTCAAGCTTAGAAAGTCTTGGAAACCTGTATCTTGCATTAGGCAATTACCAAAAAGCCGAGCCACTCTACCTGGAATCCAAAGCCATTCGGGAAAAAGTGTTGGGCAGGGATCATCCCCATTATGCCAATAGCCTGGGTAACCTTGCAATCCTTTTCTATGAAATGGGCAACTACGAAAAAGCTGAACCGCTCTATCTTGAAGCCATAGCCATACGGGAAAAAGTACTGGGCAAGGAACATCCGGAATATGCCAATAGTCTGGACAACCTGGGAGTGCTGTACTCTGAAATGGGCAGATATAAAAACGCCGAACCCCTTTATATTGAAGCCATGGCCATACGGAAAAAAGTGTTAGGCGAGAAACATCCGGATTATATTTCAAGTCTTAACAACCTGGCAGTTCTTTATGATGACCTGGGCGACTACGAAAAAGCTGAACCCCTTTATCTTGAAGCCAAAGCCTTTTTGGAAAAGATACCCAACAAGGAGCATCTCGATTATGCCTCCAGCCCAAACAATCTGGGAAATCTGTATTATGAAATGGGCAAATACGAGAAAGTCGAGTCTCTACACCTTGAAGCAAAAGCCATACGGGAAAAAGTGCTTGGCAAAGAGCATCCCGATTATACTGCAAGCCTGGAAAACCTGGTACGATTATATGAAAGGCAAAACCGATTTTTAGATTCTGATCCTCTGTTGGATGAAGCGTTTAAGCTATCTCAAAAAAGGACTTTAAATGTCACCACTTTTTTATCAGAAAATGAACTCGCTAAATACATGAGAAAATTTCGATACAGCGGTTCCAATTTGTGTGCGTACCTCTTTGCACGCAAAAATAGTGAATCACCGCCCGGAATACTACCGAAATTGGCTTATGACCATGCTCTTATGTATAAGGGATTTATTTTGTCCGCTGCTTCCAGGCTGAATTCCTTAGCACTTACTTCACCTACAACAGAAGAAATCAACCTTCGTCTCAAAGACTATCGCCGCCTGCTTTCTGAAGAGTACACAAAACCCATTGCAGAGCGAAATGGAATCGCAGAACTGGAAGATAAAGCCAACCAAGCTGAAAAAGAACTTGCCCGATCAGTTGCAGGTTATGCAGAAGCTCTCCGACAAGTTAAGTGGCAGGAGGTAAGAGCAGGTTTAAAACAGTCGGAAGCTGCAATTGAGGTTGTTCATTTTAAAGTCAATTTTCCGGAGCGTACAGACAGTATTTTGTATGCGGCTCTTTTAATTATGCCCAATGTGGAACAGCCCAAATTTGTACCACTTTTCGAAGAAAAATCTATGGACTCTTTGTTGCATACCAAATCAGAACGCAAAGCAGATTATGTAAACGCACTATACACTCTTGCTGATCGTGGCGCACTAGTCAAGGAAACGCCAAAGAAGTCATTGTATGAAATGCTCTGGAAACCAATTGAAAAAGAAATATCCGGAATCAAAACCATTTACTTTTCACCAAGTGGATTATTGCATAGAATTAATCTCGACGCGATTCCTATTTCCGAAACTGAGACACTGGCGGACAAATACCAATTAATTGAATTAAACAGTACAAGGCAATTGGTCATTCCTACTCAAATAAAAATTGCGAACAACGATGCAGTTCTCTTCGGGGGTATTCAATTTGAACAAGACAGTATATTGCAAAAGAATGAACCTTTAGTTGCTTCACGATCCAGAGGTGAATTGTTCTTTCAAAATGTCGACTCTACATTAAGAGGAGGAAGCTGGAATTATTTGCCGGGTACAGAAAGAGAAGTCAATTCCATTGAAAAAATTATGCAAACTTCCGGAATGCACACCAATTTGAAAAAAGGATATGAAGCAACGGAAGAAACTTTTAAAAATATTGGGGCAAACAATTCTCCTTCTCCTAGAATTTTACATGTTGCAACACATGGTTATTTTTTTCCTGATCCTGACCGAACGATTTCTGCCGCAGGCAGAATGTCGTACGACAGTACGGCAAGTGAGGGAACAGCGAAAGCGGCTTCTTCAAAGCCAAAAGTGAAACTTGGAGTAAATGAACCCATATTTAAAATTTCCGATCATCCCATGTTACGAAGTGGGCTTATTATGGCCGGTGGCAATGCAGCCTGGCAAGGCAAGCAAACTCTGGAAGGCAGAGAAGATGGTGTACTTACTGCCTATGAAATCTCCCAAATGAATTTATCGAATACAGAATTAGTTGTTTTATCTGCTTGCGAAACAGGACTCGGCGACATACAAGGCAACGAAGGAGTTTATGGCCTGCAACGAGCCTTTAAAATCGCCGGTGCGAAATATCTAATCATGAGTTTGTGGCAAGTTCCGGATAAGCAAACTTCTTTATTGATGACTACTTTTTACAAGAAATGGCTGGAGGAAAAAATGACCATTCCGGATGCATTCCATGCTGCCCAGAAAGAATTGCGTGAGATAGGATTGGATCCTTATCAGTGGGCAGGGTTTGTTTTGGTGGAGTAG
- a CDS encoding T9SS type A sorting domain-containing protein: MNFKYYLVYILIFVVIEIKAQFYQTLNTSIKPTYSEINENGDIILVQSTSFDSVEILNSVLKPLSNPRPIFGRSKEIYITRIDTNQQILDNIHFYSKEGINIIGSYLFNDEYYFILTNFDTIFYKDTFYTNDINILQPTYLFKFDFNTRDLVLCKLIGGGWEWSSIFIDESYINIGLQFIGSAVIDSNIFNGLKPSFNEKDIILIKLLRSNYNLKAATTLIGFEDSYPLKFISSDNRNLYLLVDTYSPFLICNKDSILFPKSSNGYGLALKFEEDLTLSKFAATSGIFTDININNNNSIDIVGNYYNELVINNKAIANSFGLENSFIARFDQLLNLESYKEYKGSGSKRFSIIGNVNNNDIFLGGQFTKQIHEENNKVTQSEGDFDALTYFINNNGELVRKFYFQGDSTEFISKILQKKNGDFFILGHTLSKKLVCSNDIIYPDWDRKSTRINFFLYKIDAKLLKSIEIPPKQEDYIRIASIQLNKIVKIEIISNIVNRINIYNSNGHLCNARNITPNKQLVEIENISVSGLYFISVHLNNGKNFTKKVVVLD, encoded by the coding sequence ATGAATTTTAAATATTACCTTGTTTACATATTAATATTTGTGGTTATAGAAATAAAAGCACAATTTTACCAAACATTAAATACTTCGATAAAACCAACTTATTCGGAAATCAATGAAAACGGAGACATTATATTAGTTCAGTCTACTTCCTTTGACTCTGTCGAAATACTAAATAGCGTTTTAAAACCATTGAGTAATCCAAGGCCAATTTTTGGAAGATCAAAGGAAATATATATTACTAGAATTGATACTAATCAGCAAATCCTTGATAATATTCATTTTTATAGCAAAGAGGGAATCAATATCATTGGATCCTATTTATTTAATGATGAATACTATTTTATATTAACAAATTTTGATACAATTTTTTATAAAGACACATTTTATACAAATGACATAAATATATTACAACCAACTTATTTGTTCAAATTTGATTTCAATACGCGTGATTTAGTTTTATGTAAATTAATTGGAGGAGGTTGGGAATGGTCTAGTATTTTTATCGATGAATCTTATATTAATATAGGTTTACAATTTATTGGTTCAGCAGTTATTGATTCTAATATTTTCAATGGATTAAAGCCATCATTTAATGAAAAAGATATAATTCTCATTAAATTACTTAGGAGCAATTATAATTTGAAAGCTGCTACTACACTCATTGGCTTTGAAGATAGCTACCCATTAAAATTCATCAGCTCTGACAATAGAAATTTATATTTGTTAGTTGATACATATAGTCCATTTTTAATTTGTAATAAAGATAGTATACTATTTCCAAAATCATCAAATGGTTATGGATTAGCATTAAAATTTGAAGAAGATCTTACATTGAGTAAATTTGCAGCTACTAGCGGAATTTTTACAGATATAAATATCAATAACAATAATTCAATAGATATTGTCGGTAATTATTACAATGAACTTGTGATAAATAATAAAGCAATCGCAAATAGTTTTGGTCTTGAAAATTCTTTTATTGCTAGATTTGACCAATTATTAAATCTCGAAAGCTATAAAGAATATAAAGGCAGTGGAAGTAAAAGATTCAGTATAATTGGAAATGTAAATAATAATGACATTTTCTTAGGAGGCCAATTTACGAAACAAATACATGAAGAAAATAATAAAGTAACTCAAAGCGAAGGGGATTTCGATGCTCTAACTTACTTCATCAATAACAATGGTGAATTGGTAAGAAAATTTTACTTTCAAGGAGATAGCACTGAATTTATTAGCAAGATTTTACAAAAAAAAAATGGAGATTTCTTTATTTTAGGTCATACGTTGAGTAAAAAGTTAGTTTGTTCAAATGATATTATTTACCCTGACTGGGATAGAAAGAGTACCCGAATAAATTTTTTTCTATACAAAATAGACGCAAAGCTATTAAAATCAATTGAAATTCCACCCAAACAAGAAGATTATATAAGAATAGCTTCAATTCAATTGAATAAAATAGTTAAAATTGAAATTATAAGCAACATTGTAAACCGTATTAATATTTATAACAGTAATGGACATTTGTGCAATGCGAGAAACATTACTCCAAATAAACAATTAGTTGAAATTGAAAATATTTCTGTTTCTGGCTTATATTTTATAAGCGTTCACTTAAATAATGGCAAGAATTTTACAAAAAAAGTTGTTGTATTAGATTAG
- a CDS encoding CHAT domain-containing protein has protein sequence MLRSGLIMAGGNAAWQGKPTLEGREDGVLTAYEISQMNLSNTELVVLSACETGLGDIQGNEGVYGLQRAFKIGGAKYLIMSLWQVPDKQTSLLMTTFYKKWLEEKMSIPDAFHAAQKQLRDGGLEPYYWAGFVLVE, from the coding sequence ATGTTGCGATCAGGTTTAATAATGGCCGGCGGCAACGCCGCCTGGCAAGGAAAACCAACATTGGAAGGTAGGGAAGATGGTGTGCTGACCGCCTATGAAATATCCCAAATGAATTTATCTAATACAGAATTAGTAGTGTTGTCGGCCTGCGAAACTGGCTTAGGAGATATTCAAGGAAACGAAGGCGTTTATGGATTGCAACGCGCCTTTAAAATCGGCGGGGCAAAATATCTGATCATGAGTTTATGGCAGGTGCCGGATAAACAAACGTCTTTATTGATGACTACTTTTTACAAGAAATGGCTGGAGGAAAAAATGTCCATTCCGGATGCATTTCATGCAGCGCAAAAGCAATTGCGGGATGGAGGATTGGAACCGTATTATTGGGCGGGTTTTGTGTTGGTGGAGTAG
- a CDS encoding tetratricopeptide repeat protein, whose product MKKLICLFGFLLNFASIISAQVSDSIIIKQIDSLINISNEFTTLKDFEKALEVNSVAENIAIKNLGPESASYGRCCFMKGRINYYMGNYKEAEKWILASLDITEKNFSKKSLNYLNYALSLATLYEKIGKYKKAESIYLEIITLHDSLSGSENDDFIETTFRLGKLYHSMGEFMKSDTLETKAKKYWEAKYGKLHRYYIKAVTSLGYLYTEMERYEDAELLSLEALSLKEKQKVKGLNPMVGVW is encoded by the coding sequence ATGAAAAAATTAATTTGTCTTTTTGGATTTCTTTTAAACTTCGCTTCTATAATATCCGCCCAAGTGAGTGATTCTATAATCATAAAACAGATAGATAGTCTAATAAATATATCGAATGAATTCACAACATTAAAAGATTTTGAAAAAGCACTTGAAGTTAATAGTGTAGCTGAAAACATTGCTATTAAAAACCTAGGGCCAGAGTCAGCATCTTACGGAAGATGCTGTTTTATGAAAGGAAGAATAAATTATTATATGGGGAACTATAAGGAAGCTGAAAAATGGATTTTAGCATCTTTAGACATCACAGAAAAAAATTTTAGTAAGAAAAGTTTGAATTATTTAAATTATGCACTTTCTCTTGCAACACTTTATGAAAAAATTGGTAAGTACAAGAAGGCGGAATCAATCTATCTGGAAATAATAACACTTCACGATTCATTGTCAGGGTCAGAGAATGATGATTTTATCGAAACTACTTTTCGGTTAGGAAAACTCTACCACTCTATGGGAGAATTCATGAAGTCAGATACACTAGAAACAAAGGCAAAAAAATATTGGGAAGCAAAATATGGTAAGCTTCATCGCTACTATATAAAAGCAGTTACATCACTTGGGTATTTGTACACAGAAATGGAGCGTTATGAAGATGCTGAGCTTTTATCCTTAGAAGCCTTGTCCTTAAAAGAAAAACAGAAGGTAAAAGGACTCAATCCTATGGTTGGAGTTTGGTGA
- a CDS encoding tetratricopeptide repeat protein produces the protein MGRLDDAEKFYKEAQFVFEICVGKEDVDYGKATANLGIVYSEKGHYDLAELYFTKSLAIFEKAYGTEHPITTYAHSVIASLYERMGLLERSKNYRLRIQTQNIKNLGVSHKDVAKIYFDIGRVYRSMGNLDSAKYYLDLAIPIFEKV, from the coding sequence ATGGGTCGACTTGACGATGCGGAAAAATTCTATAAAGAAGCCCAATTTGTTTTTGAAATTTGTGTTGGTAAAGAAGATGTTGATTATGGAAAAGCCACAGCTAATCTTGGTATTGTATATTCTGAGAAAGGGCACTATGATTTAGCTGAATTATATTTTACCAAATCACTAGCTATATTTGAAAAAGCTTATGGGACTGAACATCCAATAACTACATATGCACATTCTGTCATCGCAAGTCTCTATGAGCGCATGGGACTATTAGAAAGGTCCAAAAATTATCGACTACGCATTCAAACACAAAATATCAAGAACCTTGGAGTAAGTCACAAGGATGTTGCAAAGATTTATTTTGACATTGGTAGAGTATATCGTAGTATGGGCAATCTGGATTCTGCGAAATATTATCTAGACCTAGCCATCCCAATTTTTGAAAAAGTTTAG
- a CDS encoding CHAT domain-containing protein: MSFIFSLKSDTLTSQKLLLEAKQIFESHPLGCSDCYFSTLLTLGKNFQFQNKFDLAENYFVEANLFLERELRDYNEHYPELLLALANLEIAKDSIHMAVPFLQKLILVMKGKLELATRHMSDFELNSFLRIISSHNDALYSFLTDFPDASLIQSAYDYTLFIKGYLLHNALRLKSLAQSDSTTAGLYERYLYCNRMLARDYANPYKQRNNTNEWEMKSDSIEKKLARIFVEHTDAIRQINVQEIQQKLEADEVAVEFITFQYSGNKSSETNMYAALLLNISDTTPHFILLCEEKEIYQLLNSFSARKMDYVANLYQPADGRGALPINENSKSLYDLIWKPLEPYLKGVKTTYFSPSGLLHRINQNAILISKEIDNHTLLSDKYNLVQLGSTRQIVFKNFDENLKPISASIYGGINFEMDSMEMMEHLPIRDSSIASLRSEHTFYYIDSTVRGGSWQYLLGSDQETTEINKIFSKAKIKSNLYNGNDATEESFKQLGDYKNVSPRILHISTHGFFFPDPKSENSNSPFSMSSQEPIFKISEHPMMRSGLILAGGNHAWKTGKPIRPDMEDGILTAYEICQLNLRNTELVVLSACETGLGDLQGNEGVYGLQRAFKIAGAKNLIMSLWQVPDQQTKELMTLFYKYWLLKKKTIRQALQMAQRELRNKGLEPFYWAGFVLVE; encoded by the coding sequence TTGTCATTTATATTCAGTTTGAAGTCAGACACACTTACTTCACAAAAATTACTCCTCGAAGCTAAACAAATATTTGAAAGTCATCCACTAGGCTGTAGTGACTGTTATTTTTCTACACTCTTGACCTTAGGAAAAAACTTTCAATTTCAGAATAAATTTGATTTGGCCGAAAATTATTTTGTGGAAGCTAATTTGTTTTTAGAAAGAGAATTGAGGGACTATAACGAACATTATCCTGAACTACTCTTAGCGTTAGCAAATCTTGAAATTGCAAAGGATTCAATACATATGGCGGTTCCTTTTTTACAAAAATTAATTCTCGTAATGAAAGGTAAACTGGAGCTTGCAACTCGCCATATGTCAGACTTTGAATTAAACTCGTTTTTAAGAATTATTTCCTCGCATAATGATGCTCTTTATTCATTTTTAACTGATTTTCCTGATGCATCTTTAATTCAGTCAGCCTATGATTATACTTTGTTTATCAAAGGTTATTTATTGCATAATGCCTTAAGATTAAAAAGTTTGGCTCAATCAGATTCAACCACCGCAGGATTATATGAAAGATATCTATATTGTAACAGAATGTTAGCAAGAGATTATGCAAATCCTTATAAGCAAAGAAATAATACAAATGAGTGGGAAATGAAATCCGATTCTATTGAAAAAAAGCTTGCACGTATTTTTGTTGAACACACAGATGCTATACGACAAATAAATGTACAAGAAATTCAGCAAAAACTCGAAGCTGATGAAGTAGCTGTGGAGTTTATAACCTTTCAATACAGTGGCAATAAGTCATCAGAAACTAATATGTATGCCGCTTTATTACTTAATATTAGTGATACTACTCCGCATTTTATCCTGCTGTGCGAAGAAAAGGAAATTTACCAATTATTAAATTCATTTTCCGCTCGAAAAATGGATTACGTCGCAAATCTCTATCAACCTGCTGATGGACGTGGCGCCTTACCCATTAATGAAAATTCCAAATCTCTTTACGATTTAATCTGGAAGCCTCTTGAACCCTACTTGAAAGGAGTCAAAACCACTTACTTCTCTCCAAGTGGATTACTCCACCGGATAAATCAAAATGCAATTCTAATTTCTAAGGAGATAGATAATCATACTTTACTTTCAGATAAATATAATTTAGTTCAATTGGGAAGTACAAGACAAATAGTATTTAAAAACTTTGATGAAAATTTAAAACCAATCAGTGCTTCCATCTATGGAGGCATTAACTTTGAAATGGATTCTATGGAGATGATGGAACACCTTCCAATTAGAGATAGTAGCATTGCTTCACTTCGTTCTGAACATACTTTTTATTATATAGATTCTACAGTCCGAGGAGGTAGTTGGCAATATCTCCTTGGCTCCGACCAAGAAACTACAGAAATTAATAAGATCTTTAGCAAGGCAAAAATCAAAAGTAATTTATATAATGGAAATGATGCCACGGAAGAATCTTTCAAGCAATTAGGGGACTACAAAAATGTATCTCCAAGGATACTTCATATCTCTACTCATGGTTTTTTCTTCCCTGACCCCAAAAGTGAAAATAGCAATTCACCATTTTCAATGAGTAGTCAGGAACCGATATTTAAAATAAGCGAGCACCCCATGATGAGGTCCGGATTAATTTTGGCTGGAGGAAACCACGCCTGGAAAACCGGGAAGCCTATTCGTCCTGACATGGAAGATGGCATCCTAACGGCATATGAAATATGTCAACTTAATTTAAGGAATACAGAATTAGTGGTGCTATCTGCTTGCGAAACGGGGCTCGGAGATTTACAGGGTAATGAAGGAGTCTATGGCTTGCAACGCGCTTTTAAAATTGCAGGCGCCAAAAATCTGATCATGTCCTTGTGGCAGGTACCCGATCAACAAACCAAAGAATTGATGACCTTATTCTATAAGTATTGGTTACTTAAGAAAAAGACAATTCGTCAAGCCTTGCAAATGGCGCAAAGGGAATTACGGAATAAAGGATTGGAGCCATTTTATTGGGCAGGATTTGTTCTTGTAGAATAA
- a CDS encoding glutathione peroxidase — MKYTALVFFFTFLCSSIHSQTMQSIYDFKVQTIDGKEFDFAQLKGKKVLIVNTASECGYTPQYAELEELYKKFGGEKFTILGFPANNFGGQEPGTNAEIQQFCKKNYGVSFPMMAKISVKGKEMHPLYQWLTMQAENGVQDAEVKWNFQKFLIDETGKWIRVISYKESPLSEEILEWLSQSN; from the coding sequence ATGAAATATACTGCTCTTGTTTTCTTCTTTACTTTTTTATGTTCTTCAATCCATTCACAAACGATGCAAAGTATTTACGATTTTAAGGTTCAGACAATCGACGGAAAAGAATTTGATTTTGCTCAATTAAAAGGCAAAAAAGTCCTCATCGTAAATACTGCTTCAGAATGTGGATATACACCACAATACGCGGAATTAGAAGAGCTTTACAAGAAATTTGGTGGCGAAAAATTTACCATTTTGGGTTTTCCGGCAAATAATTTTGGTGGACAAGAACCCGGTACGAATGCAGAGATACAGCAATTTTGCAAGAAGAATTATGGGGTGAGTTTTCCCATGATGGCCAAAATTTCAGTTAAGGGTAAAGAAATGCATCCTTTGTATCAATGGCTTACCATGCAGGCAGAAAATGGTGTTCAGGATGCAGAAGTCAAATGGAATTTTCAGAAGTTTTTGATCGATGAAACGGGTAAATGGATCCGTGTAATATCTTATAAAGAGAGTCCATTGTCTGAGGAAATATTGGAATGGCTTTCTCAGTCTAATTAA
- the lysA gene encoding diaminopimelate decarboxylase: MQKIDALDLVKKYETPLYVYDSEIIRRQLDRLNTAFTVKHLGIHFACKALNNINILKLLNQWGAGLDTVSIQEIWTGLQAGFDPSKIIYTPNCVSVDEIEMAIGLGVQVNIDHIETLEYIGQHYPEAKICIRINPHVMAGGNEKISVGHIDSKFGISIYQMPLVERLVKALKLKINGLHMHTGSDILDPGVFSLASDILFDIARKFPDLEFLDFGSGLKVPYKEDDVCTDVEELGEILSDRFNNFCKEYGRDLKLYFEPGKYLVSESGFFFVKTNVIKQTPSTVFAGVDSGQNHLIRPMFYGSYHHILNVSNPLGKPRVYNIVGYICETDTFASNRVVSEIHPGDILCFKNAGAYCFTMSSNYNSRFKPAEVLIHEGKDYLIRNRDTMEDLLKNQIEVV; the protein is encoded by the coding sequence ATACAAAAAATAGATGCACTCGACCTGGTAAAGAAATATGAAACACCACTTTATGTGTACGACAGCGAAATCATCCGCAGACAACTGGACAGATTGAATACTGCATTTACAGTGAAACACCTTGGAATACATTTTGCCTGTAAAGCACTGAATAATATCAACATATTAAAACTTCTAAACCAATGGGGTGCGGGATTGGACACCGTTTCCATCCAGGAAATCTGGACCGGTCTCCAGGCGGGCTTCGATCCTTCCAAAATTATCTACACACCCAATTGTGTCAGTGTGGATGAAATTGAAATGGCTATTGGACTCGGCGTGCAGGTGAATATAGATCATATTGAGACATTGGAATACATAGGACAGCATTATCCAGAGGCTAAGATTTGCATTCGTATCAACCCGCATGTGATGGCAGGTGGAAACGAAAAAATCAGTGTGGGTCACATCGACTCTAAATTTGGAATTTCAATTTATCAAATGCCATTGGTAGAAAGATTGGTCAAAGCACTTAAACTTAAAATTAATGGTTTGCACATGCACACAGGATCTGACATTCTGGATCCCGGTGTATTCAGCCTGGCGTCGGATATTTTATTTGACATTGCGAGAAAATTTCCTGATCTGGAATTTTTGGATTTTGGCAGTGGATTGAAAGTACCTTACAAAGAAGATGATGTGTGTACAGATGTGGAAGAATTGGGAGAAATCTTATCCGATCGTTTCAATAATTTCTGTAAAGAATATGGAAGAGATCTTAAACTTTATTTTGAACCCGGAAAATATCTGGTTTCAGAATCCGGATTCTTTTTTGTGAAAACAAATGTTATCAAGCAAACACCCTCTACTGTGTTTGCTGGCGTGGACAGCGGGCAGAATCATTTGATTCGTCCTATGTTTTATGGCAGTTACCACCACATTCTGAATGTGTCAAATCCATTAGGAAAACCAAGAGTCTACAACATTGTGGGCTACATCTGTGAGACCGATACTTTTGCCAGCAATAGAGTGGTGAGTGAGATTCATCCCGGAGACATTCTTTGTTTTAAAAATGCAGGGGCCTATTGTTTTACGATGAGCTCTAATTACAATTCCAGATTCAAACCTGCTGAAGTATTGATTCACGAAGGGAAAGATTATCTGATCCGAAACCGCGACACCATGGAAGATTTGTTGAAAAATCAGATTGAAGTAGTTTAG
- a CDS encoding c-type cytochrome: MNIKSRFILQYIFLASILMPISFSCKPRITYPLPKNISKESKKNLTAYWKHGRDLYKENCSGCHGIFGKSKDSIPDFSQQQLDTYKAKLSITDADNHGIAQKLSYEDIEAILHFLSFKKIRK, from the coding sequence GTGAATATTAAATCAAGATTCATACTGCAGTATATTTTTTTGGCATCTATACTGATGCCAATAAGCTTCTCCTGCAAGCCTCGCATCACTTATCCTTTGCCCAAAAATATTTCTAAGGAAAGTAAAAAAAATCTCACCGCTTACTGGAAACATGGGAGAGATTTGTATAAAGAAAATTGCAGTGGCTGTCATGGAATTTTTGGCAAATCAAAAGACAGCATTCCTGATTTTTCTCAACAGCAATTAGACACTTATAAAGCTAAACTCTCCATCACGGATGCAGACAATCACGGGATCGCCCAAAAGTTGAGCTATGAGGACATTGAGGCGATTTTACATTTTCTGAGTTTTAAGAAAATCAGAAAATAG